A window of the Gemmatirosa kalamazoonensis genome harbors these coding sequences:
- a CDS encoding FAD binding domain-containing protein, protein MYPASFDYHAPTSVDDALRLLGTLGDDAKLLAGGHSLIPLLKLRFARPAHLIDLRRIPGLAGIRADDDQIVIGALTTHRTLERSTLLRGVLPILPEAAERIGDPLVRNAGTIGGSLAHADPGADLPAVMLALGAELRTASPRGGRTIAADDFFIGLLTSALEPDELLTEIRVRRPGPATGGAYAKRPHPASRFALVGAAVVVTLGAGETVSSARVALTGVGERAIRVPAAEGALVGRAPDAATIERAATEAAAGVEPRADLQGDAEYKRHLTRVITQRAIARAVERARG, encoded by the coding sequence ATGTACCCGGCATCCTTCGACTACCACGCGCCCACGTCGGTCGACGACGCGCTCCGGCTGCTCGGCACCCTGGGCGACGACGCGAAGCTGCTCGCCGGCGGGCACAGTCTGATCCCGCTGCTCAAGCTGCGCTTCGCCAGGCCTGCGCACCTGATCGACCTCCGCCGGATCCCGGGGCTCGCCGGGATCCGCGCGGACGATGACCAGATCGTGATCGGCGCGCTCACGACGCACCGCACGCTGGAGCGCTCGACGCTGCTGCGGGGCGTGCTCCCGATCCTCCCCGAGGCGGCGGAGCGCATCGGCGACCCGCTCGTGCGCAACGCCGGCACCATCGGCGGGAGTCTGGCGCACGCCGACCCCGGGGCGGACCTCCCGGCGGTGATGCTCGCGTTAGGCGCCGAGCTCCGCACCGCCAGCCCGCGCGGCGGCCGCACGATCGCGGCGGACGACTTCTTCATCGGGCTGCTCACCTCCGCGCTCGAGCCGGACGAGCTGCTCACCGAGATTCGCGTGCGGCGCCCCGGTCCGGCCACCGGCGGCGCGTACGCGAAGCGGCCCCACCCGGCGTCGCGCTTCGCGCTCGTCGGCGCGGCGGTCGTGGTCACGTTGGGCGCCGGCGAGACGGTGTCGTCGGCGCGCGTCGCGCTCACCGGCGTCGGCGAGCGGGCGATCCGCGTGCCGGCGGCGGAGGGGGCCCTGGTCGGACGCGCGCCGGACGCGGCGACGATCGAGCGCGCCGCGACCGAGGCGGCGGCCGGGGTCGAGCCGCGCGCGGACCTGCAGGGGGACGCCGAGTACAAGCGCCACCTCACGCGGGTGATCACGCAGCGGGCGATCGCGCGCGCGGTCGAGCGGGCGCGCGGCTAG